A genome region from Deinococcus betulae includes the following:
- a CDS encoding M20/M25/M40 family metallo-hydrolase, which produces MPLSYLARIAQTPAPTFEEGVRAALVAALWTELGYVTERDDAGNVLTRITPPGTEGRPALLLAAHLDTVFEAGTDVTVREEGGRLIGPGVGDNSASLAVVTALLRDLRGAAVTLRRPLWIAANVGEEGLGDLRGAKHLLSQHRAALGAFVAVDGYLGIAVTRAVGVRRYRATFVGPGGHSWGDQAPSALHALGRAISALYGLHLPTSPRTTLNVGVAGGGTSVNSIAGQAELLLDLRSLDAGLLSDLDTRAVAALHAAAREAGVRVQLERVGDRPGGDLDSGELLPLVREAAREVRTDIRVASSSTDANAAVPHGLPAAAVGVYRGGNAHRTDEWVQLSSLGPGLRFLRRLVELYQRSPVA; this is translated from the coding sequence ATGCCCCTGTCGTACCTCGCCCGCATTGCCCAGACCCCCGCCCCCACCTTTGAGGAAGGGGTGCGGGCCGCGCTGGTCGCGGCGCTGTGGACCGAGCTGGGCTACGTCACCGAGCGCGACGACGCCGGCAATGTGCTGACCCGCATCACCCCGCCCGGCACCGAGGGCCGCCCCGCCCTGCTGCTGGCCGCGCACCTGGATACGGTCTTTGAGGCCGGCACCGACGTGACGGTGCGCGAGGAAGGTGGGCGTCTGATCGGCCCCGGCGTGGGGGACAACAGCGCCAGCCTCGCGGTGGTGACAGCCCTGCTGCGCGATCTGCGCGGCGCGGCGGTGACCCTGCGCCGCCCGCTCTGGATTGCCGCCAACGTGGGCGAGGAAGGCCTGGGAGACCTGCGAGGCGCCAAGCACCTGCTCTCGCAGCACCGCGCAGCCCTGGGTGCCTTTGTGGCGGTGGACGGTTACCTGGGTATCGCGGTCACGCGGGCGGTGGGGGTGCGGCGTTACCGGGCGACCTTTGTGGGGCCAGGCGGCCACTCGTGGGGGGACCAGGCGCCCAGCGCCCTGCACGCTCTGGGCCGGGCCATCAGCGCCCTGTACGGGCTGCATCTGCCCACCAGCCCGCGTACCACCCTGAATGTGGGGGTGGCGGGCGGAGGCACCAGTGTCAACTCGATTGCCGGGCAGGCCGAACTGCTGCTGGACCTGCGCTCGCTGGACGCGGGCCTGCTCTCGGACCTGGATACGCGGGCGGTGGCGGCCCTGCATGCGGCGGCGCGGGAAGCTGGGGTGCGGGTGCAGCTGGAGCGGGTGGGGGATCGCCCCGGCGGCGACCTGGACAGCGGCGAACTCCTGCCTCTGGTCCGCGAGGCCGCGCGCGAGGTGCGGACCGACATTCGTGTGGCGTCCAGCAGCACCGACGCCAACGCCGCCGTGCCGCATGGCCTGCCGGCCGCCGCCGTGGGGGTGTACCGGGGTGGCAACGCCCACCGCACCGACGAATGGGTGCAGCTCAGCAGCCTGGGGCCGGGTCTGCGTTTCCTGCGCCGCCTGGTCGAACTGTATCAGCGGTCACCTGTGGCGTAG